A window from Schistosoma haematobium chromosome 1, whole genome shotgun sequence encodes these proteins:
- a CDS encoding hypothetical protein (EggNog:ENOG41KOG3467~COG:B): MSGRGKGGKGLGKGGAKRHRKVLRDNIQGITKPAIRRLARRGGVKRISGLIYEETRGVLKVFLENVIRDAVTYTEHAKRKTVTAMDVVYALKRQGRTLYGFGG; the protein is encoded by the coding sequence ATGTCTGGTCGTGGTAAAGGTGGTAAGGGTTTGGGCAAAGGAGGAGCCAAGAGACATCGCAAGGTGTTGCGTGACAACATCCAGGGTATCACAAAGCCTGCAATCCGTCGTCTGGCTCGTCGAGGTGGTGTGAAACGCATTTCAGGATTGATCTACGAGGAGACTCGTGGTGTTCTGAAAGTGTTTCTGGAGAACGTGATCCGTGATGCAGTCACCTACACAGAGCACGCTAAGAGGAAGACAGTGACAGCTATGGACGTGGTGTACGCTTTGAAACGCCAAGGTCGTACTTTGTACGGTTTCGGTGGTTAA